The Bacteroidota bacterium genome includes a region encoding these proteins:
- a CDS encoding MFS transporter: protein MKYITKTVWILSIVSFFTDTASEMLYPIMPIYLKSIGFSIALIGILEGVAEATAGLSKGYFGKLSDNSGKRVPFVQIGYALSALSKPMMAFFVYPIWIFFVRTIDRFGKGIRTGARDAILSDEATPQTKGKIFGFHRSMDTFGAVTGPLLALFYLYFYPEDYITLFYIAFIPGLFSIFASSFLKVKRKNIPEPKKPISFFSFLKYWKVSPKKYRKVVIGLLVFTLFNSSDVFLLLKAKQAGLDDIAVIGVYIFYNLIFALFAFPIGMIADKIGLKKMFIFGLSLFAIVYFGMSFSTHIYTFIALFFLYGVYGAATEGISKAWISNITDKKDTATAIGTFSGFQSICTMIASSMAGLIWFTFGASWTFLVTGFTTILVILYFTISVKYNDSDKLLNTVST, encoded by the coding sequence TTGAAATACATCACAAAAACAGTCTGGATTTTATCAATTGTAAGCTTTTTCACCGATACTGCCAGTGAAATGCTTTATCCAATTATGCCTATTTATTTAAAATCAATCGGATTTTCAATAGCCCTAATTGGAATTTTAGAAGGAGTTGCAGAAGCTACTGCAGGATTGAGTAAAGGATACTTTGGAAAACTTTCGGACAATTCGGGCAAAAGAGTTCCGTTTGTTCAAATTGGTTATGCTTTAAGTGCACTGTCAAAACCGATGATGGCATTTTTTGTTTATCCGATATGGATTTTCTTTGTGAGAACCATTGACCGCTTTGGAAAAGGAATCAGGACTGGAGCCAGAGACGCCATATTATCCGATGAAGCGACTCCGCAAACAAAAGGGAAAATATTTGGCTTCCATCGGTCGATGGACACCTTTGGAGCAGTTACCGGTCCATTGCTGGCATTATTTTATCTTTATTTCTACCCGGAAGATTATATCACTCTTTTTTATATTGCTTTTATTCCCGGTTTGTTTTCGATTTTTGCTTCTTCTTTTCTGAAAGTTAAAAGAAAAAATATTCCCGAACCTAAAAAACCAATTTCTTTTTTTTCATTTTTGAAATATTGGAAAGTCAGTCCAAAAAAATATCGCAAAGTTGTCATCGGGCTTCTTGTGTTTACGCTATTTAACAGTTCTGATGTTTTTCTCTTACTTAAAGCAAAGCAAGCCGGGCTTGACGATATCGCAGTAATAGGAGTTTATATTTTTTACAATCTGATATTTGCTTTGTTTGCTTTTCCCATTGGGATGATAGCAGACAAAATCGGACTGAAAAAGATGTTTATTTTCGGACTTTCCTTGTTTGCCATCGTGTATTTCGGGATGAGTTTCAGTACTCATATTTATACTTTCATTGCTTTATTTTTCCTTTATGGTGTTTATGGAGCAGCTACCGAAGGAATTTCAAAAGCCTGGATAAGTAATATCACCGATAAAAAAGATACAGCTACTGCCATAGGCACTTTTTCCGGGTTCCAAAGCATCTGCACTATGATTGCCAGTTCAATGGCCGGATTAATCTGGTTTACTTTTGGTGCGAGTTGGACCTTTCTGGTGACAGGATTTACAACTATTTTGGTCATTTTATATTTTACAATATCTGTTAAATACAATGATTCTGACAAATTGCTTAATACAGTTTCAACTTGA
- a CDS encoding DEAD/DEAH box helicase: MNSFGNLNLSKQLNNAIADLGFEKATPIQIEAYPVIRSGKDIVGIAQTGTGKSFAYMLPLLQDLKFSDQVNPRILVLVPTRELVLQVVEQIQILTKYMNIRALGVYGGTNINTQKIAVAKGTDILVATPGRLYDLALSRALQLKAIKKLVIDEVDVMLDLGFRYQLTNIFELLPERRQNIMFSATMTDEVDALIDDYFTTPVKISIALSGTPLDNIEQQCYPVENFYTKVNLLKYLLKDKTEYAKVLVFVSNKRIADRLFETLDTEFGKESCIIHSNKAQNYRMRSIRHFDEGKYRILIATDVMARGLDLDKITHVINFDTPNYPENYIHRIGRSGRAECEGKSILFYTEKELVLKEAIESLMLFKIPTLEFPAEVEISKELAPEERPVIIEPFKQKIKQSYAGPAFHEKLEKNLKVNQGGSYLRKMKKHKRPLTRGDKIANLKKKKK, encoded by the coding sequence ATGAATTCGTTCGGGAATTTAAATCTTTCAAAGCAATTGAATAATGCAATAGCCGACTTGGGCTTTGAGAAAGCAACACCCATTCAAATAGAAGCTTATCCTGTAATTCGTTCGGGCAAAGATATCGTTGGTATTGCACAAACCGGCACAGGAAAATCATTTGCATACATGCTGCCTCTTTTGCAGGATTTAAAATTTTCCGATCAGGTAAATCCGAGAATTTTAGTTTTGGTTCCGACTCGCGAATTGGTTTTGCAGGTAGTAGAACAAATACAAATCCTGACAAAATACATGAATATCAGGGCCTTAGGAGTTTATGGCGGAACAAATATCAACACTCAAAAAATAGCCGTCGCGAAGGGTACGGACATCCTGGTAGCAACCCCGGGCCGTTTATACGATCTGGCTTTGAGCAGGGCACTTCAATTGAAAGCGATAAAAAAATTGGTGATCGATGAGGTGGATGTAATGTTGGATTTAGGTTTTAGGTATCAATTAACAAACATTTTTGAACTGCTGCCTGAACGACGTCAAAACATCATGTTTTCGGCTACCATGACCGATGAAGTTGATGCATTGATTGACGATTATTTTACTACTCCGGTTAAAATTTCCATTGCCTTAAGCGGAACCCCTTTAGATAATATTGAACAACAATGTTACCCTGTGGAGAATTTTTATACCAAAGTCAATTTGTTAAAGTATCTTTTGAAGGATAAAACGGAATACGCAAAAGTACTTGTTTTTGTATCCAATAAAAGAATCGCTGACCGTTTATTCGAAACCTTAGACACTGAATTTGGAAAGGAAAGTTGTATCATCCATTCGAATAAGGCACAGAATTACCGAATGCGATCAATTCGTCATTTTGATGAAGGAAAATACAGGATTCTGATTGCAACTGATGTAATGGCCCGCGGTTTGGATTTGGATAAAATAACCCATGTTATCAATTTCGACACCCCTAATTATCCCGAAAATTACATCCATCGGATTGGCAGAAGTGGAAGGGCCGAATGCGAAGGTAAATCCATTTTGTTTTATACCGAAAAAGAATTGGTGCTGAAAGAAGCCATAGAATCATTGATGTTGTTCAAAATCCCTACTCTTGAATTTCCTGCTGAAGTTGAAATATCAAAAGAGTTGGCTCCGGAAGAACGCCCTGTAATTATTGAGCCCTTTAAACAAAAAATAAAGCAATCTTATGCAGGACCTGCTTTTCATGAGAAATTAGAGAAAAACCTTAAGGTAAATCAAGGAGGTTCTTATTTAAGGAAGATGAAAAAACATAAGCGACCATTGACCAGAGGCGATAAAATTGCCAATTTAAAAAAGAAAAAAAAATAG
- a CDS encoding M4 family metallopeptidase, whose product MKKLIFLSYALLISAISFAQQGNNFKSRTKTQTNNSPSGFTFKTISNNPNLKSGVLNSNHNFPVSATLQVPKISNHDSVQNLVSDGGSPIFFERTNSNLKSTKVETSEEHFYSFFESTKSTTKLLKPKDELIITKTETDSLGITHVKAQQYFKGVKVYGAESYLHIGADKDLFTGRIELLNPAIESSPGIDKQTAINIVSDDLKARTILKNLSTKEKELLKYDRPESELVIYDGKLAYEISYRPNFIEEWKYFVDANSREIIHFYNNTNSDGPTIASAYDLNGILRTINTYLEAGTYYLYNISEAMFNSTKSEGIIMTLDANNTSTTNLNYSFVTSTNNTWTNRASVSAHYNAKQAYTYFKNTFNRNSINDQGGDILSLVNVAEDDGTSMENAFWNGRAVFYGNGGTYFKPLAGALDVTAHEMGHGVVSNTANLEYYGQPGAINETYADIFGSMVDRDDWLIGEDIVKSPYYPSGALRNMADPHNGGNSSHYYWQPKHLSEMYVGEEDNAGVHINSGIGNYAYYLFATAVSKTKAEKVFYRALNNYLVSKSKFIDFRLAVVQSAKDLYGNNSSEATEAGKAFDAVGIYEDSQINYAQEYEVNPGQEYLLTYDTDTLNANTLYRSSTTGTNFMAYTTTIMKGKVCVSDNGGTILFVSNDHKIRAMSSDPNAPNEYIVSNEAFWDNVTLSKDRNRLAAISTQIDTAIYVYDFITQRWAKFKLYNPTTSNSGDKAGGVLYADAIEFDHTGEYVIYDAYNSIKSTLSADITYWDIGIIKVWDNQTDDFGNGLVTKLYGSLPDDVSIGNPTFSKNSPYIIAFDYINGFSNEYAILGANLLTGNVETITTNATVGFPSFSKNDDKIAFAALNTSSRQVVASINLASSKIAGSGSASIIAIDAKWPVFYATGVRDLKLEPVANFTADIKTGSAPLTVKFYDLSINNPTGWSWIFTGGSPATSSLQNPSVVYNSPGTYQVKLTSTNNAGNNSITKTAYIVVSTTTAIDEPSDKLFTFYPNPASDRIYIYAEKYFRLRIFSSIGELVKDIYNEKEVDLSSLPAGFYILKFETEGKIITSKIIKQ is encoded by the coding sequence ATGAAAAAACTGATATTTCTTTCGTATGCGCTCCTCATTTCAGCTATTTCATTTGCTCAACAGGGAAATAATTTTAAGAGCCGTACCAAAACACAGACGAATAATTCTCCCAGCGGTTTCACATTCAAAACAATCTCAAATAATCCGAATTTGAAATCAGGTGTCCTGAATTCAAATCATAATTTCCCCGTTTCGGCAACACTGCAAGTCCCCAAAATCAGCAATCATGATTCTGTGCAAAATTTGGTATCAGATGGAGGTTCCCCCATTTTTTTTGAGAGAACAAATAGTAATTTAAAATCAACAAAAGTTGAAACAAGTGAAGAACATTTCTATTCGTTTTTTGAATCGACAAAATCAACTACAAAACTTCTCAAACCCAAAGATGAATTGATAATTACCAAAACGGAGACTGATAGTTTAGGGATAACCCATGTAAAGGCCCAACAATATTTTAAAGGAGTAAAAGTGTATGGAGCCGAATCATACTTGCATATAGGTGCTGATAAAGATTTATTTACAGGTCGGATTGAACTTTTGAATCCGGCAATTGAATCTAGCCCCGGTATCGATAAACAAACAGCAATAAATATAGTTAGTGATGACCTAAAAGCACGAACCATTTTAAAAAACCTGTCAACAAAAGAAAAAGAATTATTAAAGTACGATCGACCGGAATCAGAATTGGTTATTTACGATGGTAAACTGGCTTACGAAATTTCATATCGCCCCAATTTCATTGAGGAATGGAAATATTTTGTCGATGCAAACAGCAGAGAAATAATCCATTTCTATAATAATACAAATTCTGATGGCCCGACTATCGCAAGTGCTTATGATCTGAACGGAATATTACGTACGATAAATACTTATCTCGAAGCCGGAACCTATTATCTGTATAATATCTCCGAAGCTATGTTTAACTCAACTAAATCAGAGGGTATTATCATGACTTTAGATGCAAATAACACTTCAACTACCAATTTAAACTATTCATTTGTTACATCAACAAATAATACATGGACAAATCGTGCCAGTGTTTCGGCACACTACAATGCAAAGCAAGCATACACATATTTTAAAAATACTTTTAACCGCAATTCCATCAATGATCAGGGAGGCGATATTCTCTCACTTGTAAATGTTGCTGAAGATGATGGAACCTCGATGGAAAATGCTTTTTGGAATGGGCGAGCTGTATTTTATGGAAATGGAGGTACATACTTCAAACCTCTTGCAGGGGCATTAGATGTTACGGCTCACGAAATGGGGCATGGTGTTGTTTCAAATACGGCTAATTTAGAATATTACGGACAGCCGGGAGCAATCAATGAAACCTATGCTGATATTTTTGGATCAATGGTCGACCGTGATGATTGGCTGATTGGTGAAGATATCGTAAAATCGCCCTATTATCCATCCGGTGCATTAAGAAATATGGCCGATCCACATAATGGTGGTAATTCGAGTCACTATTACTGGCAACCCAAACATTTATCGGAAATGTACGTTGGTGAGGAGGATAATGCCGGTGTTCATATTAACAGCGGAATTGGCAATTATGCATATTATCTTTTTGCTACAGCAGTAAGCAAAACAAAAGCAGAGAAGGTTTTTTACCGGGCCCTGAATAATTATCTGGTCAGTAAATCAAAATTTATTGATTTTCGGCTTGCAGTAGTGCAATCGGCAAAAGATTTATATGGGAACAACTCCTCGGAAGCAACGGAAGCCGGTAAAGCTTTTGATGCAGTTGGAATTTATGAAGACAGCCAAATAAATTACGCTCAGGAATATGAGGTTAACCCCGGACAAGAATACCTTCTAACATACGATACAGACACATTAAACGCAAATACCCTATATAGAAGCTCGACTACTGGCACTAATTTTATGGCTTACACAACCACAATCATGAAAGGTAAAGTTTGCGTTTCGGACAATGGCGGTACAATTTTATTTGTTTCGAATGACCATAAAATCAGGGCCATGAGTTCTGACCCCAATGCACCCAATGAATACATTGTCTCGAATGAAGCATTTTGGGACAATGTAACTTTATCGAAGGATCGTAATAGATTGGCAGCTATTTCAACCCAAATTGATACTGCTATTTATGTGTATGATTTTATCACACAACGTTGGGCAAAGTTCAAGTTATATAATCCCACCACCAGCAACAGCGGCGACAAAGCCGGTGGAGTTCTGTATGCAGATGCCATCGAGTTTGATCATACAGGTGAGTATGTTATTTATGATGCTTACAACTCCATCAAATCAACCCTATCGGCAGATATAACATACTGGGATATTGGAATTATCAAGGTTTGGGACAATCAAACTGATGATTTTGGCAATGGATTAGTAACCAAACTTTATGGTTCGCTACCCGATGATGTAAGTATTGGAAATCCTACTTTTTCAAAAAACTCACCCTATATCATCGCATTTGATTATATAAATGGTTTTTCAAACGAATATGCCATATTGGGGGCAAATTTATTAACCGGGAATGTAGAAACGATAACTACAAATGCAACGGTTGGTTTTCCATCTTTTTCAAAAAATGACGATAAAATTGCATTTGCGGCACTGAATACCAGCAGCAGGCAGGTAGTTGCAAGTATAAACCTTGCTTCGAGCAAAATAGCAGGAAGCGGCTCAGCCAGTATCATTGCAATAGATGCAAAATGGCCCGTTTTTTATGCAACCGGTGTAAGAGATTTAAAACTTGAACCCGTCGCAAATTTTACTGCCGATATAAAAACAGGTTCAGCTCCCCTTACGGTTAAATTTTATGATTTATCAATCAATAATCCTACCGGTTGGAGTTGGATATTTACAGGTGGATCGCCTGCTACCTCGAGTTTACAAAATCCTTCTGTAGTTTATAATTCACCGGGAACCTATCAGGTTAAATTAACCAGTACAAACAATGCAGGTAATAATAGTATTACAAAAACTGCATATATTGTTGTATCCACAACTACCGCTATTGATGAACCTTCAGATAAACTTTTCACCTTTTATCCTAATCCTGCATCCGACCGAATTTATATTTATGCTGAAAAATATTTCAGATTAAGAATATTTTCGAGTATAGGTGAACTCGTAAAAGACATCTACAATGAGAAAGAAGTTGATTTATCTTCATTGCCTGCTGGATTTTACATATTAAAATTTGAGACAGAAGGGAAAATTATTACATCGAAAATAATTAAACAATAG
- a CDS encoding glycoside hydrolase family 127 protein yields the protein MIKKILLCVFVVSFIFSCNKAKEKTAKPLISVPFTSVHLSDQFWAPKIEINRIVSIPSAFGKSEETGRMDNFALAGGLIEGEHQGDYPFDDTDVYKILEGASYTLAVQYDKNLDNYLDSLITMIGAAQEDDGYLYTCLTNQCQRLQRWYGKGRWDRLNSHELYNFGHLYEAAVAHYQATGKRTLLNIALKNADLVNTVFGPNEGQKKAPSGHPIIEMALVKLYRVTNDEKYLKLARFFIDETGKGTDGHKLSEYSQDHKPIVEQDEAVGHAVRFGYLYSGVTDVASLMNDQALMDATKKVWENVVSKKLYITGGIGALGQGEGFGANYELPNMTAYCETCAAISNVYWNYRLFLNEGDSKFYDVLERSLYNNIISGVSLSGDKFFYDNPLESAHNHDRAPWFGCACCPGNVTRFMASVPGYVYTTDEHSIYVNLFATGKASIALGQDTIGMSQQTNYPWDGKVLIIIDNAITSQFGLKIRIPGWSQNEAVPSDLYQFTDQSLENYTIRVNGKEKIPEIVNGYALLENNWNKDDQIEIDFPMPVRKIVANQKVTNNVGKLAYQRGPIVYCFEDKDNDDGWMFDEFVSSDEPVESQFEESLLNGVVTLSMHGNKVSMNGDTKIIEPIKLKAIPYYAWNNRGKSNMLVWMPDNESTTILKPTRSLTESANISTSADNIPGLNDGFDPKNSGDTDKSYFYWWLKKGSEETVDYLFNEPQSLTETSVYWLNMEHYDGNFRVPESWELLYQDKNNNWVKVETNNAYTTNLDQYNTVVFNPIKTKGLRIKAKLQKDNSGGILEWKVK from the coding sequence ATGATCAAAAAAATATTATTATGCGTCTTTGTTGTTTCATTCATATTTTCATGCAATAAGGCAAAAGAAAAAACAGCTAAACCATTGATATCTGTCCCATTTACCTCAGTTCATTTAAGCGATCAGTTCTGGGCACCAAAAATAGAAATCAACCGAATAGTTTCAATTCCTTCAGCATTCGGGAAAAGCGAGGAAACCGGACGCATGGATAACTTTGCCTTGGCCGGAGGATTGATAGAAGGCGAACATCAAGGTGACTATCCTTTTGATGATACCGATGTTTACAAAATACTGGAAGGAGCCTCCTATACGCTTGCAGTACAATATGACAAAAATCTTGATAACTATCTCGACAGCCTTATCACTATGATTGGTGCGGCCCAGGAAGACGATGGCTATTTATATACCTGTCTGACCAATCAATGTCAGCGTTTGCAACGCTGGTACGGTAAGGGCCGCTGGGATCGATTGAATAGTCATGAATTATATAATTTCGGACATCTTTATGAAGCAGCAGTGGCACATTATCAAGCAACAGGAAAAAGAACTTTGCTCAACATTGCCCTAAAAAATGCCGATTTGGTTAATACCGTTTTTGGTCCGAATGAAGGACAGAAAAAAGCACCATCCGGGCATCCGATTATTGAAATGGCATTGGTAAAACTCTACCGAGTTACCAACGATGAAAAATACCTAAAGTTGGCTCGCTTCTTTATTGATGAAACCGGAAAAGGTACCGATGGTCATAAACTTAGTGAATACAGTCAGGATCATAAACCAATCGTTGAACAGGATGAGGCGGTTGGACATGCAGTTCGTTTTGGATATTTGTATTCAGGAGTCACAGACGTAGCTTCGCTGATGAACGATCAGGCCTTGATGGATGCCACAAAAAAAGTTTGGGAAAATGTGGTTTCTAAAAAACTCTACATCACAGGAGGAATTGGTGCGTTGGGACAAGGAGAAGGATTTGGTGCTAATTATGAATTGCCAAACATGACGGCCTATTGTGAAACATGTGCTGCTATTTCAAATGTCTATTGGAACTACCGCTTATTTCTAAATGAAGGTGATTCGAAGTTTTATGATGTATTGGAACGCTCACTCTACAACAATATTATTTCAGGAGTTTCACTTAGCGGTGATAAATTTTTCTACGATAATCCACTTGAATCTGCCCATAACCACGATCGTGCGCCATGGTTTGGATGCGCTTGCTGCCCTGGAAATGTTACCAGATTTATGGCTTCTGTTCCAGGATATGTTTATACTACTGATGAACATAGCATCTATGTAAACTTATTTGCTACAGGTAAGGCATCCATCGCACTAGGTCAGGACACCATCGGTATGAGTCAGCAAACTAATTATCCTTGGGATGGTAAAGTGCTTATTATAATTGACAATGCCATCACAAGCCAATTCGGGCTAAAAATCCGCATTCCGGGTTGGTCACAAAATGAGGCAGTTCCATCGGATTTATACCAATTCACAGATCAAAGCCTTGAGAATTACACCATTCGTGTTAACGGAAAAGAAAAAATTCCGGAAATAGTAAATGGTTATGCACTTTTGGAGAACAACTGGAATAAGGATGATCAGATTGAAATTGATTTTCCAATGCCAGTACGTAAAATTGTTGCCAATCAAAAAGTGACCAACAATGTTGGCAAATTGGCTTATCAGCGAGGGCCAATTGTGTACTGTTTTGAAGACAAAGATAATGATGATGGATGGATGTTCGATGAGTTTGTAAGTTCCGATGAACCAGTTGAAAGTCAATTTGAAGAAAGTCTGCTAAATGGGGTTGTTACGCTTTCAATGCATGGCAATAAAGTAAGCATGAACGGTGATACAAAAATCATAGAACCTATTAAATTAAAAGCCATTCCTTATTATGCCTGGAACAATCGTGGCAAATCTAATATGTTGGTATGGATGCCAGATAATGAATCAACCACCATTCTAAAACCAACGCGATCTCTGACAGAATCAGCCAATATCAGCACTTCAGCTGATAATATTCCGGGGCTTAATGATGGTTTCGATCCTAAAAATTCAGGCGATACCGATAAATCGTATTTCTATTGGTGGCTAAAAAAAGGTTCAGAAGAAACTGTTGATTACTTATTCAATGAGCCACAATCTCTTACTGAAACCTCCGTTTACTGGCTAAACATGGAACATTATGATGGGAATTTCAGGGTGCCAGAAAGCTGGGAATTATTATATCAGGATAAAAATAATAATTGGGTAAAGGTCGAAACAAACAATGCTTATACAACTAATCTTGATCAGTATAATACCGTTGTTTTCAATCCAATAAAAACAAAGGGACTAAGGATTAAAGCAAAATTACAGAAAGATAATTCGGGAGGAATATTGGAGTGGAAAGTAAAATGA
- a CDS encoding N-acetylmuramoyl-L-alanine amidase, which produces MKASSIADHENSFQTSGLDSQGKKHILKPVNIPIVGENLSLNYTECRLENNDESFFYKNEIKKEKIVLHFTAGYLKGDISTMTSPNSHVSVPFIIGRSGKIFNLWSSKYWSYHLGPGTVGGNSNMSKKTIAIEISNIGYLKKIDDRLVTVYSNTDDYCNLSDVEYYTLIQAGFRGQNYFASFTNEQYDSIILLLRYLTARYNIPRTFLAEDKRYEVLNTSDANSFKGILSHINFRPNGKWDLGPAFDWARVMEGLK; this is translated from the coding sequence ATGAAAGCATCATCAATCGCAGATCACGAGAATTCATTTCAAACCTCAGGACTAGATTCACAAGGGAAAAAACATATTCTAAAGCCGGTCAATATTCCGATAGTTGGTGAAAACTTATCCTTGAACTACACCGAATGCCGTTTAGAAAATAATGATGAATCTTTTTTCTACAAAAACGAAATCAAAAAGGAAAAGATTGTTCTGCATTTTACGGCAGGTTATTTGAAAGGAGATATCTCAACCATGACAAGTCCAAATAGTCATGTTTCTGTTCCATTTATAATTGGACGGAGCGGCAAAATATTCAATCTTTGGTCCTCAAAATACTGGTCCTATCATTTAGGCCCCGGAACTGTTGGAGGTAACAGTAATATGAGTAAAAAAACCATAGCCATTGAGATTTCCAATATTGGCTACTTAAAAAAAATTGATGATCGTTTGGTCACAGTTTATAGCAATACTGATGATTACTGTAATCTATCAGATGTGGAGTATTATACTCTTATTCAAGCAGGTTTCCGTGGACAAAACTATTTTGCTTCATTCACCAATGAACAGTACGACAGCATTATTCTGCTTCTAAGGTACCTAACGGCCAGATATAATATTCCCCGAACATTTTTAGCTGAAGATAAGCGATATGAAGTTCTAAATACTTCTGATGCAAATTCGTTCAAAGGGATTTTAAGTCACATCAATTTCCGCCCGAATGGAAAATGGGATTTAGGCCCTGCCTTTGATTGGGCAAGGGTTATGGAAGGTTTAAAATGA
- a CDS encoding GntR family transcriptional regulator, which translates to MIEIGKYNNLKILRRTPFGLYLGDESGNDVLLPTKYCPNKFEMGDELKVFVYLDHNEKEIATNIIPKILLHEFAMLQVKDVADVGAFMDWGLEKDLFVPFKEQRQRMKEGRWYIVYLDIDRNTDRLYASNQIEKILQNEDINLTAGEKVDLLVLKETDLGFTVIVNNQHKGLIYENEIFKPLNLGDKLLGYVKNIREDNKIDISLQPIGFENFNDVNTELILQRLSENEGFMAVTDKSSPEEVYSTFGISKKAFKKSLGSLYKQRKISIEPNGIKLT; encoded by the coding sequence ATGATTGAAATAGGAAAATATAATAATTTAAAAATTTTACGCCGTACCCCTTTTGGTTTGTATTTAGGTGACGAATCTGGCAATGATGTGTTATTACCCACTAAATATTGCCCAAATAAATTTGAGATGGGTGACGAATTGAAGGTTTTTGTTTATCTCGATCATAATGAAAAAGAAATTGCGACCAATATCATCCCGAAAATATTATTGCATGAGTTTGCGATGCTTCAGGTTAAAGATGTTGCAGATGTTGGAGCTTTTATGGATTGGGGTCTGGAAAAAGATCTCTTCGTTCCGTTCAAAGAACAACGTCAACGGATGAAAGAAGGAAGATGGTATATTGTTTATTTAGACATTGACCGGAACACCGACAGACTTTATGCCAGCAATCAGATTGAAAAAATACTACAAAATGAAGATATCAATTTAACAGCTGGTGAAAAGGTTGATTTATTGGTATTAAAAGAAACAGATTTGGGATTTACAGTAATTGTAAATAACCAACACAAAGGCTTGATTTATGAAAACGAGATTTTCAAGCCACTAAACTTAGGTGATAAGCTATTAGGGTATGTAAAAAATATCCGTGAAGATAATAAAATTGACATTTCCCTTCAGCCTATTGGCTTTGAAAACTTTAATGATGTAAATACTGAACTAATATTACAAAGGCTGTCGGAAAATGAAGGATTCATGGCAGTTACCGATAAAAGTTCTCCTGAAGAGGTTTATTCAACTTTTGGGATCAGCAAAAAAGCATTTAAAAAATCGCTTGGTTCATTATACAAACAACGAAAAATAAGCATTGAGCCAAACGGTATTAAACTAACATAA